One part of the Actinotignum schaalii genome encodes these proteins:
- a CDS encoding amidohydrolase has translation MRGNAVQYLPEEFHLSASDRATMTADFQYFHANPELSFQEVETSRALRERLEAIDLSGEITRQIIPVTDTGFACVLRNGPGPVVGYRADMDGLPVAERTGLAYASRATGIDASGKNVPVMHACGHDSHMTIALALARVFAANAQLWRGTIVFVFQPSEENGLGARAMVEAGLWEKAPRPQIMYGGHVVPRPAGWVNLYPGGVLPGSDGFEIIVHGVGGHGSQPHRAVDPIVIGAAIVTRLQTIRSRMTDPDRNAVVSVGVFQAGSQDNIIPDTARLCINTRFRDEETRAIINTGIERIVRAEALAAGAPEPLIRQIRKVDATVNDDAAVAALRDVIGAEFGEEHLASETFGFSEDFAVLGQAAGAQSVFWLFGGFSPEQLNPAQGEPASNHSPDFYADPELSLEPAYRVGACALYSQLTAAPSHSPKLT, from the coding sequence ATGAGAGGGAACGCCGTGCAGTATCTTCCCGAGGAATTTCACCTCAGCGCCTCGGACCGGGCCACTATGACCGCGGATTTCCAGTATTTCCACGCCAATCCCGAGCTGTCTTTCCAGGAAGTGGAGACTTCGCGCGCGCTCCGGGAACGCCTGGAAGCCATCGACCTTTCCGGTGAGATCACCCGCCAGATCATCCCCGTGACCGATACCGGTTTTGCGTGCGTGCTGCGCAACGGCCCCGGCCCGGTGGTGGGCTACCGCGCGGATATGGACGGCCTGCCTGTTGCCGAACGCACCGGCCTCGCCTATGCCTCGCGAGCCACCGGAATTGATGCCTCTGGGAAAAATGTGCCGGTTATGCACGCCTGCGGGCACGATTCCCATATGACGATCGCGCTCGCCCTCGCCCGGGTTTTTGCCGCGAATGCGCAGCTGTGGCGCGGCACCATCGTTTTTGTTTTCCAGCCTTCGGAAGAAAACGGCCTGGGGGCACGCGCCATGGTGGAGGCTGGCCTGTGGGAGAAAGCCCCGCGCCCGCAGATTATGTACGGCGGTCATGTGGTGCCCCGCCCGGCCGGCTGGGTCAATCTCTATCCGGGTGGGGTGCTGCCCGGCTCGGACGGTTTTGAGATTATTGTGCACGGGGTGGGCGGGCACGGCTCGCAGCCCCACCGCGCCGTCGACCCTATTGTTATCGGTGCGGCCATCGTCACCCGGCTGCAAACAATCCGTTCCCGCATGACGGATCCGGACCGCAACGCGGTGGTGAGCGTGGGCGTATTCCAGGCCGGCAGCCAGGACAATATCATTCCTGACACCGCACGCCTGTGCATTAATACCCGGTTCCGGGACGAGGAAACCCGCGCGATTATCAACACCGGTATCGAGCGGATTGTGCGGGCCGAGGCGCTCGCGGCCGGCGCCCCCGAACCGCTGATCCGCCAGATCCGCAAGGTGGATGCCACCGTGAACGACGACGCAGCTGTTGCAGCCTTGCGTGACGTGATCGGCGCGGAATTCGGTGAGGAACATCTGGCCAGCGAAACTTTCGGTTTCAGTGAGGATTTCGCGGTGCTCGGCCAGGCCGCTGGCGCGCAATCGGTGTTCTGGCTCTTCGGTGGCTTTTCGCCCGAGCAGCTCAACCCGGCCCAGGGGGAGCCGGCCTCGAATCATTCCCCGGATTTCTACGCCGACCCGGAGCTTTCCCTGGAGCCGGCCTACCGGGTGGGGGCCTGCGCCCTCTATTCCCAGCTCACCGCCGCGCCATCCCATTCCCCGAAGCTCACATGA
- a CDS encoding alpha/beta fold hydrolase, which translates to MTTTTHYLEQLRLDELTLTVPLTADREDTRTIEVFARIATRPGGESLPYLFYLQGGPGYEAWRPSLSPLEPSWLNVALERYRVVFVDERGTGRSTPVGEDILSTGNTAEVAEYLSHMRADGIVRDCEALRQELGVEKINLLGQSFGGFTTVHYLSVAPEHIEQAFLTGGLTAVRRSADDVYSLTWEKMRDHSEEYYRRFPAHRDRVRELVDLAGSGSIELPTGEIVSPSRLRSLGHLLGSDNGWRELYYLLEKDPASTAFRYDLAAAMPFDGRNPLYYVLHESSYADGVVTNWSAERTQPEDFRTDTSLLYGEHVWAEWADTVPAFQPWKDVVEKLATWEWPQLYFPEALRESGARGAAAVYVNDAYVPLEFSLETGALLPGIHRYVTSTHEHSGLRSSNGAVLRTLFELADGTRLR; encoded by the coding sequence ATGACGACAACAACGCACTACCTCGAGCAGCTTCGCCTTGATGAACTTACCCTCACCGTCCCGCTCACCGCGGATCGGGAAGATACCCGCACCATTGAGGTGTTCGCCCGTATCGCTACCCGCCCGGGCGGGGAATCTCTCCCCTATCTCTTCTATCTGCAGGGCGGGCCGGGCTATGAAGCCTGGCGGCCCAGCCTCTCCCCGCTGGAGCCTTCCTGGCTGAATGTGGCACTGGAACGCTACCGGGTTGTGTTCGTGGATGAACGCGGCACGGGGCGTTCCACGCCCGTCGGGGAGGATATCCTCAGCACCGGAAACACCGCTGAGGTGGCCGAATATCTCAGCCATATGCGCGCCGATGGCATCGTGCGCGATTGCGAGGCGCTGCGCCAAGAACTCGGGGTGGAGAAAATCAACCTCCTCGGGCAGTCGTTCGGTGGGTTCACCACCGTGCATTACCTTTCGGTAGCGCCCGAACATATCGAACAGGCCTTCCTCACCGGCGGGCTTACCGCGGTGCGCCGCAGCGCTGATGATGTCTATTCCCTCACGTGGGAAAAAATGCGCGATCACAGTGAAGAGTACTACCGGCGTTTCCCCGCGCACCGGGACCGGGTGCGGGAGCTGGTGGATCTGGCGGGTAGCGGTTCCATCGAATTACCCACCGGGGAAATCGTCTCGCCCTCGCGGCTGCGTTCCCTCGGGCACCTCCTCGGTTCGGATAACGGGTGGCGGGAACTGTACTATCTGCTGGAAAAGGATCCGGCGTCCACTGCTTTCCGTTATGACCTGGCCGCGGCTATGCCTTTTGATGGGCGTAACCCGCTCTACTACGTGCTGCACGAATCTTCCTACGCGGATGGTGTGGTCACCAATTGGAGTGCGGAGCGCACCCAACCCGAAGATTTCCGCACCGATACCTCGCTCCTCTACGGCGAACACGTGTGGGCGGAATGGGCAGATACCGTCCCGGCCTTCCAACCGTGGAAAGATGTAGTCGAAAAACTGGCCACCTGGGAGTGGCCGCAGCTCTACTTCCCCGAAGCTCTGCGGGAATCGGGGGCGCGCGGGGCGGCCGCGGTTTACGTGAATGATGCCTATGTGCCCCTGGAGTTCTCCCTTGAAACGGGGGCGTTGCTTCCCGGGATTCACCGGTACGTGACCTCCACCCACGAGCACAGCGGGTTGCGTTCCAGCAACGGGGCGGTGCTGCGCACGCTCTTCGAATTGGCGGATGGCACGCGGCTGCGCTAA
- a CDS encoding potassium transporter Kup, which produces MTKIFRAASLRRDGGEHSAHRGGALARAGLGLAALGVVFGDIGTSPLYVVRAVFTVHGGAVPLTESSIYGVISLVVWMLLLIVSFKYVILVLRADNDGEGGIIALATLLRTLSGGRPRAAALFTVAGMFGAALFFGDAVITPAISVLSAIEGIRVALPTFPSTLIVPIALVILLTLGWMQRYGTGRVGKIFGPFMLLWFTGLVLIALPHIAAHPEIIAALSPHQALMFVGGHPTIGFLAMGAVVLAVTGAEALYADIAHFGRRPISAVWFAVVLPALVCNYLGQGALLLEHPEAIADPFFHLVSSQWALVLMLLATGATVIASQSVIAGTYSIARQASRLGYLPHLRIRYTSASGAGQIYLPDITGLLVVAVAAVVVIFRDSARLSSAYGLAVSTDFLLTTAMLLALTVIGWHWRWWQSAALAVVLGVVEVPLFAANAAKLVTGGWLPLLIALILMVVMLTWRRGEAVVAATRARTEGTLAEFAAHLQKNPLRRVPGTVIYPHSLATTVPAALRATTALHRSMRDHVIILSIKTAPQAHIERAERITRTQVNPRVEGVVHLTMRYGFMDIRNIPADLEWAQREYGWGSWKLSEAQWVLSHLGVRSRGKNDDAATGGGDSGNGACFASSAGSGSSADSGNGADSGSAGDIPQLPRWQAWLFAHIARHSASPAWVTSLPADRTVEISREVIV; this is translated from the coding sequence ATGACAAAAATTTTTCGCGCTGCGTCGCTGCGGCGTGACGGTGGGGAACACAGTGCCCACCGTGGCGGGGCACTGGCCCGCGCCGGTCTTGGTTTGGCCGCTCTCGGGGTGGTTTTCGGCGATATCGGGACCAGTCCGCTCTATGTTGTGCGCGCGGTTTTCACCGTGCACGGCGGGGCTGTTCCGCTCACGGAATCCTCGATTTACGGAGTGATTTCCCTGGTGGTGTGGATGCTCCTTCTTATCGTGTCTTTCAAATACGTGATCCTGGTGTTGCGTGCGGATAACGACGGCGAAGGCGGAATTATTGCCCTCGCTACCCTGCTGCGCACCCTCAGCGGTGGGCGGCCGCGCGCCGCGGCACTTTTCACGGTGGCAGGCATGTTCGGGGCGGCGCTCTTTTTCGGCGACGCCGTCATCACCCCGGCCATTTCAGTGCTCTCCGCTATCGAAGGTATTCGGGTGGCGCTGCCAACCTTCCCCTCCACCCTCATCGTGCCCATCGCACTGGTGATTCTTCTCACCCTGGGCTGGATGCAACGCTACGGTACGGGGCGGGTAGGCAAGATTTTCGGCCCCTTCATGCTGCTGTGGTTCACGGGGCTGGTGCTGATCGCACTCCCGCATATTGCCGCGCATCCGGAAATTATCGCGGCACTTTCCCCGCACCAGGCGCTGATGTTCGTGGGCGGGCACCCGACTATCGGTTTCCTCGCCATGGGCGCGGTGGTGCTGGCCGTGACCGGAGCCGAGGCGCTCTACGCCGATATCGCCCATTTCGGGCGGCGCCCCATTTCCGCGGTGTGGTTCGCGGTGGTGCTGCCGGCGCTGGTGTGTAACTACCTGGGGCAGGGCGCGCTGCTGCTCGAACACCCGGAGGCCATTGCCGATCCGTTCTTCCACCTGGTTTCTTCCCAGTGGGCCCTGGTGCTCATGCTGCTGGCGACCGGCGCCACGGTCATCGCCTCGCAATCGGTGATCGCGGGGACCTATTCCATTGCCCGCCAGGCGTCCCGGCTCGGATACCTCCCCCACTTGCGGATTCGCTATACCTCCGCGAGCGGGGCGGGGCAGATTTACCTGCCGGATATCACCGGGCTGCTGGTGGTGGCGGTGGCGGCAGTGGTGGTGATTTTCCGTGATTCGGCGCGGCTGTCCTCCGCTTACGGGTTGGCGGTCTCCACCGATTTTCTTCTCACGACCGCGATGCTGCTGGCTCTTACGGTGATCGGTTGGCACTGGCGCTGGTGGCAGAGCGCCGCGCTGGCGGTGGTGCTGGGCGTGGTGGAAGTACCGCTTTTCGCCGCGAATGCCGCGAAACTGGTGACGGGTGGCTGGCTTCCCCTGCTCATCGCCCTCATTCTGATGGTGGTGATGCTCACGTGGCGGCGCGGGGAGGCGGTGGTGGCGGCCACCCGGGCGCGCACCGAAGGCACCCTCGCCGAGTTCGCGGCGCACTTGCAGAAAAACCCGCTGCGGCGCGTTCCGGGCACGGTTATTTATCCGCATTCCCTGGCCACCACGGTCCCGGCGGCCTTGCGGGCCACTACCGCGCTGCATCGCAGTATGCGCGACCACGTTATTATTCTCTCCATCAAAACGGCCCCGCAGGCCCATATCGAGCGCGCCGAGCGCATTACCCGCACGCAGGTGAACCCGCGCGTGGAGGGCGTAGTTCACCTCACGATGCGCTACGGCTTCATGGATATCCGCAATATTCCGGCCGACCTGGAATGGGCGCAGCGCGAATACGGGTGGGGTTCCTGGAAGCTGAGCGAGGCCCAGTGGGTGCTCAGTCACCTGGGGGTGCGCTCGCGCGGGAAGAACGACGACGCCGCTACCGGCGGTGGGGACTCTGGCAACGGTGCGTGCTTCGCCAGTAGCGCAGGCTCGGGCAGCAGCGCGGACTCTGGCAACGGTGCAGACTCTGGTAGCGCTGGTGATATTCCGCAGCTGCCCCGCTGGCAGGCCTGGCTTTTCGCGCACATCGCGCGGCATTCCGCTTCGCCGGCCTGGGTGACGAGCCTCCCGGCGGATCGCACCGTGGAGATTTCCCGCGAGGTCATTGTGTAG
- a CDS encoding HAD-IA family hydrolase produces MFHNIIWDMGGTMVDTYPHVDATLQAVVLDSGQEVSLLEVARLTRRSTNLAITELSRRFAIPEAEFREREQELKDSWKITPPPAMAHVHEVLAAVPGLNVVVTHRDRASARTLLEGLNLRVADMVCPEDGFPRKPDPAMFTHMLNKHRLDPARTLAIGDRPIDITTAHKVGVAGALLETPGIELEADADYRITDLSEVLPLLG; encoded by the coding sequence ATGTTCCACAACATTATTTGGGATATGGGCGGGACCATGGTGGATACCTACCCGCATGTGGATGCCACCTTGCAGGCGGTGGTTCTTGATTCCGGCCAGGAAGTTTCCCTCCTGGAGGTTGCCCGCCTGACCCGGCGTTCCACCAACCTGGCCATCACCGAGCTATCGCGCCGTTTCGCGATTCCGGAAGCGGAGTTTCGGGAGCGCGAACAGGAACTGAAAGACTCGTGGAAAATTACACCACCGCCCGCGATGGCGCATGTGCATGAGGTGCTGGCCGCGGTTCCGGGGCTCAATGTGGTGGTCACGCACCGGGATCGCGCGAGTGCCCGCACTCTCCTGGAAGGTTTGAATCTCCGGGTTGCCGATATGGTCTGCCCCGAGGACGGCTTCCCGCGCAAGCCCGACCCGGCAATGTTCACCCATATGCTCAACAAGCATCGCTTGGATCCGGCCCGCACACTCGCCATCGGAGATCGGCCTATCGATATCACGACGGCGCATAAAGTTGGCGTGGCCGGTGCGCTCTTGGAAACTCCCGGAATTGAGCTGGAAGCCGATGCCGATTATCGCATTACCGATCTTTCCGAGGTTCTCCCGCTCCTTGGCTAA
- a CDS encoding DNA-methyltransferase — MWNDADTDAVVFGDNLPVLRALPAESFQLIYLDPPFNTGRPQRRSTVVTRRSTTGDRIGFKGQRYETIVERVLGYDDSFAEYWGFLEPRLEEAWRLLTDSGTLYLHLDYREAHYAKVLLDALFGRECFLNEIIWAYDYGARTKKRWPAKHDTILVYVKNPASYYFNSEDVDREPYMAPGLVTKEKAARGKLPTDVWWHTIVSPTGKEKTGYPTQKPLGILRRIITASSRPGDRVLDFFAGSGTTGAAARELERHFLLIDANPEAIAVMRTRFPDHVSFGEWDGAAVSWE; from the coding sequence ATGTGGAATGATGCGGATACGGACGCTGTGGTGTTCGGGGATAACCTACCGGTACTCCGGGCCCTACCGGCCGAATCATTCCAGCTTATTTACCTCGATCCTCCTTTTAATACCGGCCGGCCCCAGCGCCGCTCCACGGTGGTCACCCGGCGTTCCACCACCGGGGATCGTATTGGTTTCAAAGGCCAACGCTACGAAACTATCGTGGAGCGGGTGCTCGGCTACGACGATAGCTTCGCCGAATATTGGGGTTTCCTAGAGCCGCGCCTGGAAGAAGCCTGGCGGCTCCTCACCGATTCCGGAACTCTCTACCTGCATCTGGACTACCGGGAGGCGCATTACGCGAAGGTGCTTCTCGATGCGCTTTTCGGGCGGGAGTGTTTCCTCAACGAAATAATTTGGGCCTACGATTACGGCGCCCGCACAAAAAAACGTTGGCCCGCCAAACATGACACCATTTTGGTGTACGTGAAGAACCCGGCCAGCTACTACTTCAATTCGGAAGATGTGGACCGCGAACCGTATATGGCTCCCGGCCTGGTCACCAAGGAAAAGGCAGCGCGCGGCAAACTTCCCACAGACGTGTGGTGGCATACCATCGTCTCCCCCACCGGAAAAGAAAAAACCGGCTACCCCACTCAAAAACCGCTCGGGATCCTGCGTCGAATTATCACCGCGTCCTCGCGCCCCGGGGATCGCGTCCTTGATTTCTTTGCCGGCTCGGGTACCACCGGGGCCGCGGCGCGCGAATTAGAGCGCCATTTCCTGCTCATTGACGCCAATCCGGAAGCCATCGCGGTCATGCGCACCCGTTTTCCCGATCATGTGAGCTTCGGGGAATGGGATGGCGCGGCGGTGAGCTGGGAATAG